ACAAAGCCGATATTCGTAACCCTCACTGGATTTACCCAGGCCAGATCGTCTACTTTGACCGCGTCAATCAGCGTTTGCGCTTGGCCAACGGTTCTGGCAGCGGCGAGCTCGGTGGCGCACCGGTCAGTGTCAAACTCACCCCGCACTCGCGCGTGCAAGGTTTGGGCGTCAATGCCATCACCTCGATTCCCGCCTCGGTGATTGAACCCTTCCTGTCGCAGCCGGTGGTGGTGGAAAGCGAGACCTTGGCGCGCACCCCACGCATCATCGCCGCGGTCGAAGGGCGCGTCAGCTTGGCTCAAGGCGAGAAAGCTTATGTACGCGGTGAATTGGATGGCGGCACTTCATTTCAAGTGTTTCGTCCCGGCGTGGCGCTGAAAGATCCCGACACTGACCAAGTGATCGGCTACGAAGCAGCGTTCGTCGGCACCGTCAAGCTCACGCGCACGGCCGAAGATGCTGAGGATGTCCAAAGCGATGTCCATACCTTTACCGTGGTCAGTTCCAAAGAAGAAATGTCGGCCGGCGACCGTTTGCTGCCCGTGCCGCCTTCCCCTATCATCAGCTATGTGCCGCACCCGCCGTCTGACAACTTGCGCGCGCGTGTGGTGAGTGTGTACGGCGGCGTGTCGGTGGCCGGGCAAAATCAAATCATCACCATCAACCGCGGCAGCGAACATGGCGTCGATCTGGGCACGGTATTGAGCTTGCATCGTCACGGTGAAACCATCAAGGATCACACCGATGATAATCGCCTCGTCAAATTACCCGATGAAGTTTATGGCAATGTCTTCATTTTCCGCGTGTTTGATCATATTTCTTATGGCTTGATCATGCAGGTGACGAATTTTGTTAAAGTAGGAGACGTCGCGGCATCGCCGCAGTAAGCCTATCGAGGAGCCGGGCGGTGTTGCCGGATTTTTTTTTCTGGTTGAAGCTGGAACAAACGCCGGGAGTCGGCGCGGCGACTGCGCGTCAATTACTTCAAACCTTCGGCTTGCCAGCGGCGCTGTTTGAGGCCCGCTTTGAATCGCTGGAGCAAGTGGTCGGTAGCAAGCTGGCCGCGGCGCTGCAGCAAGCACCATCGCCAGCTTTGCTGGCGCTGACCGCCAGCACCGAGCGTTGGTGCGATGCTCCCGGGCACAGCATCATGAGCCTGGCCGATGCCGATTACCCGCCGGCCTTACTGGCCATCCCCGACCCACCCTTACTACTGTATATTCAAGGCCAACGTGCCTTGCTCAGTTCTGCCGGCATTGGTGTCGTCGGCAGTCGCCATGCCAGTGTGCAAGGGCGGCGCGATGCTGAACAGTTCGCCACCGCCTTAAGCCATGCCGGCCTGACCATCACCTCCGGGCTGGCCAGCGGTATTGATGGCGCGGCCCATCAAGCAGCTTTGCGTGCCAGTGGTGCCACCATTGCCGTCGTCGGCAGCGGTGCTGATATCGTCTATCCGGCCAGCCATCGTCGTTTGGCCAGCGAGATTGCCGAGCGCGGTGCCATCGTCAGTCAATACAGCCTCGGCACGCCCCCACAGGCGGCCAATTTCCCACGCCGTAACCGGCTCATCTCCGGCTTGTCGCAAGCGATTTTGGTCATCGAAGCGGCGGCCCAGTCGGGTTCCTTGATCACGGCCAGAATGGCTCTTGAGCAAGGTCGCGATGTGTTCGCCGTGCCGGGCTCGATCCACTCGCCCTTGGCCAAGGGCTGCCATCAGTTGATTAAACAGGGGGCCAAGTTGGTCGAATCGGTGGCCGATATTTTGGAAGAATTACCGCCGCATTTCCATGCGCCGCCGGCGCGCCAACAAGCAGCGCTGCCCCTGCTCGACGCTGCCGGCGATCAACTGCTGGCCCTGCTCAGTCACCAGCCGATCAGCCTTGACGCCTTGGTCCAAGCCAGCGCGCTGAGTTTGGCCGAGCTGCATGCCCACTTGCTGGAACTGGAACTGGCCGGCATGATCGAATCCTTACCCGGCCTGCGCTTTCGTCGGCTCGCTTGAAGTGCATTTGTATTAATTGCTGACTATATTGCACCGCGGGACTTGTTGGAAACGAAGGGAGCGGATAAAGTAGGGCCATGTTTGATATCCTTGTTTACCTATACGAAACCTATTACCGTCCCGATGCCTGTCCGGATACGGCGGCCTTGGTTAAAAAATTGTCTGCCGTCGGTTTTCCCGAAGATGATATTTCAGAAGCGCTGACCTGGCTCACCGGCTTGGCCATGACGGGAGCACCATCGCAGCCGCCGGCTTTGCCATCGAGCGGCTTTCGGGTGTATGCGCAAATCGAAATGTCCGCCTTGGGTACGGCTGCCGTCGGCTTCATTCAATTTCTTGAATCTGCCGGCCTCTTGACTTCCCTTCAGCGTGAAATCGTGATCGAACGGGCCTTGGCCGTCAACGAGTCACCGTTGCCGCTCGATAAACTCCGCATCATCGTGTTAATGATGCTTTGGAGCCAAGGTAGCGAGCCCGATATGCTGATGTTTGATGAATTACTGTTGTCAGATGACGACAATGAACCACGTCTTTTGCATTAATCATTTCAATATTCCAAGACTTCTGACATAAATCGCGGGCTAACAGCGTTTTTTCCGCTGTCATATCCATCGTTGCGCGCTAATTTAGGTTAGGCTTACGCTTATTTTG
The sequence above is drawn from the Undibacterium sp. CCC3.4 genome and encodes:
- a CDS encoding LysM peptidoglycan-binding domain-containing protein, with product MKKFSTIAAILVAGLPFATQISTAAPADASIARAQTVARGSQCSFLVDAPDKHVVVAGDTLWGISSTFLNNAWCWPQVWGMNKADIRNPHWIYPGQIVYFDRVNQRLRLANGSGSGELGGAPVSVKLTPHSRVQGLGVNAITSIPASVIEPFLSQPVVVESETLARTPRIIAAVEGRVSLAQGEKAYVRGELDGGTSFQVFRPGVALKDPDTDQVIGYEAAFVGTVKLTRTAEDAEDVQSDVHTFTVVSSKEEMSAGDRLLPVPPSPIISYVPHPPSDNLRARVVSVYGGVSVAGQNQIITINRGSEHGVDLGTVLSLHRHGETIKDHTDDNRLVKLPDEVYGNVFIFRVFDHISYGLIMQVTNFVKVGDVAASPQ
- the dprA gene encoding DNA-processing protein DprA encodes the protein MLPDFFFWLKLEQTPGVGAATARQLLQTFGLPAALFEARFESLEQVVGSKLAAALQQAPSPALLALTASTERWCDAPGHSIMSLADADYPPALLAIPDPPLLLYIQGQRALLSSAGIGVVGSRHASVQGRRDAEQFATALSHAGLTITSGLASGIDGAAHQAALRASGATIAVVGSGADIVYPASHRRLASEIAERGAIVSQYSLGTPPQAANFPRRNRLISGLSQAILVIEAAAQSGSLITARMALEQGRDVFAVPGSIHSPLAKGCHQLIKQGAKLVESVADILEELPPHFHAPPARQQAALPLLDAAGDQLLALLSHQPISLDALVQASALSLAELHAHLLELELAGMIESLPGLRFRRLA
- a CDS encoding DUF494 domain-containing protein; this translates as MFDILVYLYETYYRPDACPDTAALVKKLSAVGFPEDDISEALTWLTGLAMTGAPSQPPALPSSGFRVYAQIEMSALGTAAVGFIQFLESAGLLTSLQREIVIERALAVNESPLPLDKLRIIVLMMLWSQGSEPDMLMFDELLLSDDDNEPRLLH